The following coding sequences are from one Bacillus kexueae window:
- the ftsA gene encoding cell division protein FtsA, whose protein sequence is MNSNEIYVSLDIGTSNVKVIIGEMVDDSLNIIGVGNVKSKGLKKGSIVDIDETVHSIKKAIEQAERMIGVPISRVVVGISGNHVQLQPCHGVVAVSSENKEISNEDVKRVIEAAQVLSIPPEREIIDCIPSQFIVDGLDGINDPRGMLGVRLEMEGLLITGSKTILHNLLRCVERAGLEISDIALQPLASGTVALSKDEKNLGVALIDIGGGSTTIACFDQGELVATSVLPVGGEHITKDISIGLRTSTDDAEQVKVKHGHAFYNHASDEEVFEVSTIGSDKTQQFNQLHLADIIEARLEEIFELVQHQLRKLGIRELPGGFVLTGGSVNIPGVLELAQAVLENNVRIASPDYIGVRHPQYMTGVGLIQFAYRNAKIQGRRIGSNIQQMEKVVQTVPNEPVQTQRGAQKPKPKNEEKVNRVKKFFGYFFE, encoded by the coding sequence ATGAACAGCAATGAAATTTACGTAAGTCTTGACATCGGTACATCCAATGTGAAAGTGATTATCGGTGAAATGGTCGATGATTCACTTAACATAATTGGCGTCGGAAACGTAAAATCTAAAGGTTTAAAAAAGGGTTCAATCGTTGATATAGATGAAACCGTTCATTCTATTAAAAAAGCAATTGAGCAGGCTGAGAGGATGATTGGAGTTCCAATATCGCGTGTCGTAGTTGGGATTTCGGGAAATCATGTGCAACTACAACCTTGCCACGGAGTAGTAGCTGTCTCAAGTGAAAATAAAGAAATTTCGAATGAAGATGTAAAACGAGTAATAGAAGCAGCCCAAGTATTATCCATCCCACCTGAGCGAGAAATTATTGATTGTATACCGTCACAATTTATCGTTGACGGATTGGATGGAATTAACGATCCTAGAGGAATGCTTGGCGTTCGATTAGAAATGGAAGGATTACTAATTACTGGGTCAAAAACAATATTACATAACCTGTTGCGCTGTGTTGAACGCGCTGGACTTGAAATATCAGATATTGCTTTACAGCCCCTTGCTTCTGGAACTGTGGCGCTGTCCAAAGATGAGAAAAATTTAGGCGTTGCGCTGATTGATATTGGGGGCGGCTCTACAACCATTGCTTGTTTTGACCAAGGAGAATTAGTTGCAACGAGCGTGCTACCTGTTGGTGGGGAACATATTACAAAAGATATTTCGATTGGATTAAGAACTTCAACAGATGATGCTGAACAAGTAAAAGTGAAGCACGGACATGCTTTTTACAACCATGCTTCTGACGAGGAAGTATTTGAAGTTTCAACAATCGGAAGTGATAAGACACAACAGTTTAATCAGCTTCATTTAGCTGATATTATAGAAGCAAGACTTGAAGAAATCTTTGAACTTGTTCAACACCAGTTGAGAAAGTTAGGGATAAGAGAACTTCCAGGAGGCTTTGTATTAACTGGAGGGTCTGTTAACATTCCCGGCGTGCTGGAACTTGCTCAGGCAGTATTGGAAAATAACGTCCGTATTGCAAGTCCAGATTACATTGGGGTACGACATCCACAATATATGACGGGTGTAGGACTTATTCAATTTGCCTACCGTAATGCAAAAATACAAGGAAGAAGAATTGGCTCAAACATTCAACAGATGGAAAAGGTAGTACAAACCGTTCCGAATGAACCAGTTCAGACTCAACGAGGAGCACAAAAACCGAAACCGAAAAATGAAGAAAAGGTTAACCGTGTGAAAAAGTTTTTTGGTTATTTCTTTGAATAA
- the ftsZ gene encoding cell division protein FtsZ, protein MLEFDTNIDGFATIKVIGVGGGGNNAVNRMIEHGVQGVEFIAVNTDAQALNLSKAETKMQIGAKLTRGLGAGANPEVGKKAAEESKEQIEEALKGADMVFVTAGMGGGTGTGAAPVIAQIAKDLGALTVGVVTRPFTFEGRKRAMQAAGGISAMKESVDTLIVIPNDRLLEIVDKNTPMLEAFREADNVLRQGVQGISDLIAVPGLINLDFADVKTIMSNKGSALMGIGVATGENRAAEAAKKAISSPLLETSIDGAQGVLMNITGGTNLSLYEVQEAADIVASASDQDVNMIFGSVINENLKDEIVVTVIATGFTEAEVNPVKQTRPFANTAQVKQQPVAPKREPKREEIQQEMTNRAVQQAEDTLDIPTFLRNRKKR, encoded by the coding sequence ATGTTGGAGTTTGATACGAATATTGACGGTTTTGCAACGATAAAAGTAATCGGTGTCGGTGGAGGCGGAAACAACGCTGTAAACCGAATGATTGAACATGGAGTTCAAGGAGTAGAATTTATTGCTGTAAATACAGATGCACAGGCGCTAAACCTTTCAAAAGCAGAGACAAAGATGCAAATTGGTGCGAAATTAACACGTGGATTAGGGGCAGGTGCAAATCCTGAGGTAGGGAAAAAAGCTGCAGAAGAAAGTAAAGAGCAAATTGAAGAAGCATTAAAGGGTGCGGACATGGTATTCGTCACTGCAGGAATGGGTGGTGGAACTGGTACTGGTGCGGCTCCAGTTATTGCACAAATAGCGAAGGATTTAGGGGCTTTAACAGTAGGTGTTGTCACTCGTCCGTTTACTTTTGAAGGTCGTAAGCGCGCAATGCAAGCGGCTGGCGGGATTTCTGCTATGAAGGAATCGGTTGATACACTTATCGTCATTCCGAACGACCGTCTTCTTGAAATTGTAGACAAAAACACACCAATGCTGGAGGCATTTAGAGAAGCTGATAACGTACTTCGTCAAGGTGTTCAGGGTATTTCTGACTTAATCGCTGTTCCAGGACTTATTAACTTAGACTTTGCCGATGTAAAGACAATAATGTCTAACAAAGGTTCTGCTCTAATGGGAATCGGTGTTGCTACTGGGGAAAATCGCGCAGCAGAAGCGGCTAAAAAAGCGATTTCTAGCCCGTTACTTGAAACGTCAATTGATGGGGCACAAGGTGTTCTTATGAATATTACAGGTGGAACAAACTTAAGTCTTTATGAAGTGCAAGAAGCGGCTGATATCGTTGCTTCCGCGTCTGATCAAGATGTAAATATGATTTTCGGTTCTGTTATTAACGAGAACTTAAAAGATGAAATTGTTGTTACGGTTATCGCAACTGGATTTACAGAGGCAGAAGTAAACCCTGTAAAACAAACAAGACCATTTGCAAACACTGCGCAAGTCAAGCAACAGCCAGTTGCGCCAAAACGAGAACCAAAAAGAGAAGAGATTCAACAAGAAATGACAAATCGTGCGGTACAGCAAGCAGAAGATACGTTAGATATTCCAACGTTTTTGCGTAACCGCAAAAAAAGATAA
- the spoIIGA gene encoding sigma-E processing peptidase SpoIIGA — MTVYLDVIWLLNFFFDLFLILLTGLILKRKLRWWKIITASLLGSSMVLFLFTPYGQLASHPIAKLLTSCFIVLLAFGFGRFRIFFQNLLSFYFVSFVVGGGMLGTYFFFEFSMVFQDSVLLTNSNSFGDPISWTFVLIGFPIAWYYARHQFDQVEMTKIQYDQIVQVTIRLNEKVETVKGLIDSGNQLYDPISKTPVMIIETGKVQHIIPPSILAIIEDDNPIEKMHEVDTNWLNKLRIIPYRGVGNDHQFLVAFKPDEVTIEKNSETIVVSKVFVGLNGRSLSADGNYECIVHPKMLQSGRIKNVS, encoded by the coding sequence TTGACCGTTTATTTAGACGTCATATGGTTATTAAATTTTTTCTTTGATCTTTTCCTTATATTGTTAACCGGTTTGATTTTAAAAAGAAAGCTGAGATGGTGGAAAATCATCACCGCATCGCTCCTCGGTTCGTCTATGGTACTTTTTTTATTCACGCCATATGGACAATTGGCAAGTCATCCTATAGCAAAGTTATTGACTTCTTGTTTCATTGTTCTTTTAGCATTTGGTTTTGGTCGATTTCGGATATTTTTTCAAAACTTATTAAGTTTCTACTTCGTATCGTTTGTAGTAGGTGGGGGGATGCTTGGTACGTACTTTTTCTTCGAGTTTAGCATGGTGTTTCAAGACAGTGTCCTGTTAACGAATTCGAATAGTTTTGGAGATCCGATTAGCTGGACGTTCGTCTTAATTGGATTCCCAATAGCATGGTATTATGCTAGGCATCAATTTGATCAAGTTGAGATGACAAAAATTCAGTATGATCAAATCGTTCAAGTGACAATCCGATTGAATGAAAAGGTGGAAACGGTAAAAGGGTTGATTGATAGCGGGAATCAATTGTATGACCCAATTTCTAAAACCCCTGTCATGATTATCGAAACGGGAAAAGTGCAACATATAATCCCTCCTTCGATTTTAGCGATTATCGAAGATGACAATCCAATTGAAAAGATGCATGAAGTAGACACAAATTGGCTTAATAAGTTAAGGATTATCCCTTATCGTGGTGTGGGTAATGACCACCAATTCCTTGTTGCTTTTAAGCCAGACGAAGTGACAATTGAAAAGAATTCAGAAACAATTGTTGTTTCAAAAGTATTCGTTGGGTTAAATGGACGTTCACTTTCCGCGGATGGAAACTATGAGTGTATTGTTCATCCGAAGATGCTTCAATCAGGAAGAATAAAGAACGTATCTTAA
- the sigE gene encoding RNA polymerase sporulation sigma factor SigE, producing the protein MRKIRFYLTYYWYKFLIKLGIKTDEIYYIGGSEALPPPLTKDEEEVLLKKLPSGDQTARSILIERNLRLVVYIARKFENTGINIEDLISIGTIGLIKAVNTFNPEKKIKLATYASRCIENEILMYLRRNNKIRSEVSFDEPLNIDWDGNELLLSDVLGTEEDIITKDLEANVDRKLLMKALEQLNEREKQIMELRFGLRGGEEKTQKDVADMLGISQSYISRLEKRIIKRLQKEFNKMV; encoded by the coding sequence ATGAGAAAAATTCGGTTTTATTTAACGTATTATTGGTATAAATTCCTTATTAAGCTTGGAATTAAAACGGATGAAATATATTATATCGGTGGAAGCGAAGCATTGCCTCCTCCATTGACAAAAGATGAAGAAGAAGTGTTGTTAAAAAAACTCCCGAGCGGTGATCAGACAGCACGTTCCATTTTAATTGAACGAAATTTACGCCTCGTTGTTTACATCGCAAGAAAGTTTGAAAATACTGGGATTAACATTGAAGATTTAATTAGTATTGGGACAATCGGCTTAATTAAAGCGGTCAACACGTTTAATCCAGAGAAAAAAATAAAGCTTGCAACGTATGCCTCACGCTGTATTGAAAATGAAATTCTCATGTACTTACGTAGAAATAATAAAATTAGATCAGAAGTATCTTTTGATGAACCTTTAAATATTGATTGGGATGGAAATGAATTGCTATTATCCGATGTTCTTGGTACTGAAGAAGACATCATTACGAAAGATTTAGAAGCTAATGTGGACCGAAAGTTATTGATGAAAGCATTAGAACAGTTAAATGAACGAGAAAAACAAATTATGGAACTGCGATTTGGGTTAAGAGGAGGAGAGGAAAAAACGCAGAAAGATGTCGCGGATATGCTTGGAATTTCCCAATCTTATATATCAAGATTAGAAAAGCGTATCATCAAACGATTGCAAAAAGAATTTAACAAAATGGTTTAA
- the sigG gene encoding RNA polymerase sporulation sigma factor SigG, with protein MTRNKVEICGVDTSKLPVLKNEEMRELFRKMQSGDITAREKLVNGNLRLVLSVIQRFNNRGEFVDDLFQVGCIGLMKSIDNFDLSQNVKFSTYAVPMIIGEIRRYLRDNNPIRVSRSLRDIAYKALQVREKLMLQTSREPSAEEIAKVLDVSHEEIVFALDAIQDPVSLFEPIYNDGGDPIYVMDQLSDERNRDSNWIEELALREGMRRLNDREKLILRKRFFQGKTQIEVAEEIGISQAQVSRLEKAAIKQMNKNIQQ; from the coding sequence GTGACAAGAAATAAGGTCGAGATTTGTGGAGTAGATACATCAAAATTACCTGTTTTAAAAAATGAAGAAATGCGTGAACTCTTTCGTAAAATGCAGAGTGGAGACATTACTGCACGTGAAAAGCTCGTCAACGGAAATTTACGACTAGTATTGAGTGTGATTCAACGTTTTAACAACAGAGGCGAATTTGTCGATGACCTGTTTCAAGTAGGCTGTATCGGGCTTATGAAATCAATTGATAATTTTGATTTAAGTCAAAATGTGAAGTTTTCAACGTATGCTGTACCAATGATTATTGGCGAAATAAGAAGATACTTACGGGATAATAACCCTATACGCGTATCACGGTCATTACGAGACATTGCCTACAAAGCATTACAAGTTCGAGAAAAGCTGATGCTTCAAACATCTAGAGAACCGAGCGCAGAAGAAATTGCCAAGGTTTTAGATGTCTCACACGAAGAAATTGTTTTTGCTTTAGATGCTATTCAAGATCCTGTTTCGCTATTTGAACCGATTTATAACGACGGGGGAGACCCGATTTATGTTATGGATCAGCTAAGTGATGAACGAAATCGTGACTCCAACTGGATTGAAGAATTAGCTCTTCGGGAAGGGATGAGGCGACTCAATGATAGGGAAAAATTGATTTTACGTAAACGGTTTTTCCAAGGAAAGACGCAAATTGAAGTTGCTGAGGAAATTGGGATTTCCCAAGCACAAGTATCCCGTCTGGAGAAAGCAGCCATTAAACAAATGAATAAAAACATCCAACAATAA
- a CDS encoding YlmC/YmxH family sporulation protein, with protein sequence MMHISEFQMKDVINVSDGKRLGNVDDIDINVTNGKIQAIIIGNSGKMLGFFGKGEEIIIPWRNIVKIGEDVILVRIQQQVTETIEPEK encoded by the coding sequence ATGATGCATATTTCTGAATTTCAAATGAAGGATGTCATCAACGTGTCTGATGGAAAACGTTTAGGGAACGTTGATGATATTGATATAAATGTAACAAACGGTAAAATTCAAGCAATTATTATTGGGAATAGTGGAAAAATGTTGGGGTTTTTCGGAAAAGGAGAAGAAATCATCATTCCATGGCGAAACATTGTTAAAATTGGTGAGGACGTCATCCTTGTTCGGATTCAGCAGCAAGTAACGGAAACGATTGAACCAGAAAAATAA
- the pgeF gene encoding peptidoglycan editing factor PgeF has translation MKTEPFFRQNESTLMIKEWESFDASLKAGFSTRVGGTSVNGYNSLNVGLHVNDIDSNVIKNREKIAEILRIPLNQWVFSDQVHKAQIHHVTKSDKGKGAFNYENAIKATDGLYTREKGIMLALCYADCVPVYFYAPSHQLIGIVHAGWKGTVENIVGQMISTWTKNEGVSTNDIYIAIGPSIEECCYIVDDRVIEALTTLLGDQARHTFKEVSTGQYRLNLKLANQIICEKNGIDSNHILVSKDCTSCNEELFFSHRRDKGSTGRMMSFIGFEEDES, from the coding sequence ATGAAAACAGAACCTTTTTTCCGTCAAAATGAGTCGACGCTCATGATCAAGGAATGGGAATCGTTTGATGCTTCTCTAAAGGCTGGATTTTCAACACGAGTTGGTGGAACTTCGGTAAATGGCTATAACTCGTTAAATGTTGGGTTACATGTAAACGATATAGACTCGAACGTCATTAAAAACCGTGAAAAAATAGCGGAGATTCTTCGTATCCCTCTCAATCAGTGGGTTTTTAGTGATCAAGTTCACAAAGCGCAAATCCATCATGTGACAAAAAGTGATAAAGGGAAGGGCGCTTTCAACTATGAAAATGCGATTAAAGCAACAGATGGCCTGTATACGAGAGAGAAAGGGATCATGTTAGCATTATGTTACGCGGACTGTGTCCCAGTTTATTTTTATGCGCCATCTCATCAATTAATCGGGATTGTCCATGCTGGTTGGAAGGGAACTGTTGAAAACATTGTTGGTCAGATGATATCAACTTGGACGAAAAATGAAGGTGTGTCAACGAACGATATTTATATTGCGATTGGGCCTTCCATAGAAGAGTGCTGTTACATCGTCGATGATCGAGTGATTGAGGCGTTGACCACTTTGTTAGGGGATCAGGCTCGACATACATTTAAAGAAGTTTCAACAGGTCAATACCGTTTAAATTTAAAGTTAGCGAACCAAATCATTTGTGAGAAAAATGGGATTGACTCCAATCACATACTAGTTTCAAAAGATTGTACAAGTTGTAATGAAGAGCTTTTCTTCTCCCATAGACGTGATAAAGGGAGTACGGGAAGAATGATGAGTTTTATAGGTTTTGAGGAGGATGAGTCTTGA
- a CDS encoding YggS family pyridoxal phosphate-dependent enzyme, producing the protein MTVAENLAVIQDKIKKACELANRHAEDIRIIAVTKYVSIDRAKEALEAGIHHLGENRDEGFLAKYNEIGNNATWHFIGTLQSRKVKQIIEYVDYIHSLDRLSLAKEINKRANRTIKCFVQVKTSDEESKHGLMEEEVIEFVKQLEPYTNIEVVGLMTMAPYTNDEDKIRRCFQTLRELKERVQALHLPYAPCTELSMGMSNDFHIAIEEGATFVRVGSSLVGE; encoded by the coding sequence TTGACTGTTGCAGAAAATTTAGCAGTGATTCAAGATAAAATAAAAAAGGCATGTGAATTGGCAAATCGCCATGCAGAGGATATACGAATTATTGCGGTAACGAAATACGTCTCCATCGACCGAGCGAAAGAAGCGCTTGAAGCTGGAATCCATCATTTAGGTGAAAACCGAGATGAAGGCTTTTTAGCGAAATATAATGAGATTGGAAACAATGCAACGTGGCATTTTATTGGGACACTACAGTCTCGAAAAGTGAAGCAAATCATTGAGTACGTGGATTACATTCATTCGTTAGACCGGCTTTCTCTTGCAAAAGAGATTAATAAGCGAGCCAATCGTACAATAAAATGTTTTGTACAAGTTAAAACATCCGATGAAGAGTCTAAACATGGCTTGATGGAAGAAGAAGTGATTGAATTCGTCAAACAACTTGAGCCTTATACAAATATTGAAGTGGTTGGTTTAATGACGATGGCACCGTACACAAATGACGAAGACAAAATTCGCCGCTGTTTTCAAACGTTAAGGGAGTTAAAAGAGCGTGTACAAGCTTTACATCTCCCATATGCTCCATGTACAGAATTGTCAATGGGAATGTCAAATGATTTTCACATTGCAATTGAGGAAGGGGCAACGTTCGTTCGAGTTGGTTCATCCCTTGTCGGTGAATAA
- a CDS encoding cell division protein SepF, which produces MSIKNKFKSYFGFDEDEYEYVEEETYEEQVESPFGKRNFAQEPQQPQAKQNVVSLQSVQKSTKVILCEPRAYSEAQEIADHLKSRRAVVVNLQRINRDQAKRIVDFLSGTVYAIGGDIQRVGMDIFLCTPENVDVSGSISDFVADEERQRW; this is translated from the coding sequence ATGAGTATAAAAAATAAGTTCAAAAGTTACTTTGGATTTGATGAAGACGAGTACGAATACGTAGAAGAAGAAACCTATGAAGAACAGGTGGAAAGTCCATTTGGGAAAAGAAACTTTGCTCAAGAACCACAACAACCACAAGCAAAACAAAATGTTGTAAGTTTGCAAAGTGTTCAAAAATCGACTAAAGTAATATTGTGCGAGCCGAGAGCGTATTCTGAAGCACAGGAGATTGCGGATCACTTAAAAAGCAGAAGAGCTGTCGTTGTTAATCTTCAGCGAATTAACCGTGATCAAGCAAAACGGATCGTTGACTTTTTAAGTGGTACGGTTTATGCAATTGGTGGAGATATTCAACGAGTAGGTATGGATATCTTTTTATGCACGCCTGAAAATGTAGATGTCTCAGGTTCGATTTCAGATTTTGTAGCAGATGAAGAAAGGCAAAGGTGGTAA
- a CDS encoding YggT family protein, whose amino-acid sequence MNFVIGILSQLIGLYSYAVIIYILMSWFPNARESAIGQFFARICEPYLEPFRRFIPPLGMIDISPIVALLTLNFAQRGLFALNQMLF is encoded by the coding sequence ATGAACTTTGTAATCGGGATTTTAAGTCAACTTATTGGGCTCTATTCGTATGCCGTTATTATATACATATTGATGAGCTGGTTTCCAAACGCTCGAGAATCTGCTATTGGCCAATTTTTTGCAAGAATTTGTGAGCCTTATTTAGAGCCGTTCCGTCGTTTTATTCCTCCGTTAGGAATGATTGATATTTCACCAATCGTCGCTTTATTGACGTTAAACTTTGCTCAACGAGGCTTATTTGCATTAAATCAAATGTTATTTTAA
- a CDS encoding RNA-binding protein, with product MENIYQHFRESERQFIDTVLNWKEQVETQYSPKLTAFLDPREQWITQSIIGEQGDIRVSFFGGHEDVERKRALIYPDYYIVEKEDFHLALYEVEYPKKFVTLEHRHLLGSLLSLGIKREKFGDILLVEDTIQIIVADEIASYVEMNFKEVGRLNISLKRIGDKNIQVPKIDFDEKVTTASSLRLDTVCASIYNLSRQKAKLLVQNGLVKVNFKVVEESSFEVEKGDLISIRGYGRSKVLSIEGKTKKEKWRIVVGKQK from the coding sequence ATGGAGAACATTTATCAACATTTCCGCGAAAGTGAACGACAATTCATTGACACAGTACTGAACTGGAAAGAGCAAGTAGAAACGCAATATAGTCCCAAATTAACCGCCTTTTTAGATCCTAGAGAGCAATGGATAACTCAAAGTATAATTGGAGAGCAAGGAGACATTCGAGTTTCCTTTTTCGGTGGACATGAGGACGTTGAGCGAAAACGTGCTCTTATTTATCCAGACTACTATATAGTTGAAAAAGAAGACTTTCACCTTGCTCTTTATGAAGTAGAATATCCAAAAAAATTCGTTACACTTGAACATCGGCACTTGCTAGGATCACTCCTGTCGTTAGGAATTAAAAGAGAAAAGTTTGGTGACATCTTATTAGTGGAAGATACTATACAAATCATAGTTGCAGATGAAATCGCATCATATGTTGAAATGAACTTTAAAGAAGTAGGTCGATTAAATATTTCCTTAAAACGAATCGGTGACAAAAATATTCAAGTGCCAAAAATCGACTTTGATGAGAAAGTGACGACCGCTTCCTCACTTCGATTAGATACAGTGTGTGCATCCATCTATAATTTGTCTAGACAAAAAGCAAAGCTACTTGTTCAAAATGGTCTTGTAAAGGTAAATTTCAAAGTTGTGGAAGAATCATCATTTGAAGTTGAAAAAGGGGATTTAATTTCCATTCGTGGGTATGGTAGGAGTAAAGTTCTTTCAATTGAAGGAAAAACGAAAAAAGAAAAGTGGAGGATTGTTGTCGGGAAACAAAAATAA
- a CDS encoding DivIVA domain-containing protein: MPLTPLDIHNKEFTKGFRGYDEDEVNEFLDQVIKDYEMIIREKKELELKVQELTEKLGHFTNIEETLNKSILVAQEAAEDVKRGAQKEAKLIIKEAEKNADRIINEALAKSRKIAMDIEEMKKQSKVFRTRFQMLIEAQLDLLKNDDWDHLMEYKVEPIVDEEFEESNS; encoded by the coding sequence GTGCCTTTAACGCCATTAGATATTCATAATAAGGAATTTACAAAAGGTTTCCGAGGTTATGATGAAGATGAAGTGAACGAGTTTCTTGATCAAGTAATTAAAGACTACGAAATGATTATTCGTGAGAAGAAAGAGCTAGAACTAAAAGTCCAGGAGTTAACGGAGAAGCTTGGACATTTTACTAATATAGAGGAAACACTAAACAAGTCGATTTTAGTTGCTCAAGAAGCGGCAGAAGATGTAAAAAGAGGCGCTCAAAAAGAAGCGAAGCTTATTATTAAGGAAGCGGAAAAAAATGCTGATCGGATTATTAATGAAGCGTTAGCCAAATCCCGTAAAATTGCTATGGATATTGAAGAAATGAAAAAACAATCGAAAGTATTCCGAACACGTTTCCAAATGTTAATTGAAGCCCAACTTGACTTACTAAAAAATGATGACTGGGACCACTTAATGGAATACAAAGTAGAACCAATTGTCGATGAAGAGTTTGAAGAGTCTAATTCATAA